From Vitis vinifera cultivar Pinot Noir 40024 chromosome 3, ASM3070453v1, the proteins below share one genomic window:
- the LOC104878900 gene encoding dynamin-2B, producing the protein MDQQHEEMMAYLRSEYNIEEIANEDEPPPKSSKSKKENGPEKSPNLVFKITSKVPYKTVLKAHSAVVLKAESAADKAEWLNKLRNVIQPSGQVKGESGLTMRQSLSDGSLDTMARRPTDPEEQLRWMSQAVRGYVQAVLNSLAANVPKFGLFS; encoded by the exons ATGGATCagcagcatgaggagatgatggcctaCCTTCGCTCA GAATACAACATTGAAGAAATTGCTAATGAAGATGAACCCCCACCAAAAAGTTCcaaaagtaaaaaggaaaatggaCCAGAGAAATCACCCAATCTTGTCTTCAAAATAACTAGCAAAGTTCCATATAAGACAGTTCTGAAAG CTCACAGTGCTGTTGTGTTAAAGGCTGAGAGCGCAGCGGATAAGGCTGAGTGGTTAAACAAATTGAGAAATGTTATTCAGCCTTCAGGTCAAGTGAAGGGTGAATCTGGTCTTACCATGCGGCAAAGTCTTTCTGATGGTTCTCTT gATACAATGGCCAGAAGACCTACAGATCCAGAAGAACAGCTCCGATGGATGTCTCAAGCAGTGCGTGGTTATGTTCAAGCTGTTCTGAATAGCCTTGCTGCCAATGTCCCAAAATTCGGTTTGTTTTCTTAA